Sequence from the Bactrocera neohumeralis isolate Rockhampton unplaced genomic scaffold, APGP_CSIRO_Bneo_wtdbg2-racon-allhic-juicebox.fasta_v2 ctg1857, whole genome shotgun sequence genome:
TGATGGTAGGGCAGAGTCTCCTAGTCCGCCGCCACTCGACCTATCATCAACGCAATTAACATCAACACGTTTGCTCCAATTACCTTCACCAGGGAACAGTTTAACTACGACGCATGATTTTAGGACACCTAATGCGCgttcatttaattatttgaacCCATTATTGCGAGTTCCCCCATCGTCGTCTTCGTTACAGCAAGCGCAACAGCACATTCAAGACAGTTATTTTGGTACAGCTATTATGGAACATTATACGTGTATGCCGTCAGTTCCAGCATTCAAAAATGGATATTCCACATGTTCACAGCAAGAATATTCTAAACTTTGTAGCAATGGGCAATTAGATAATCTGCACACAAATGACCCCGGAACGCAATCGTTGTCTGAACAGTCCGTTACCGATAAtcacaaaaactcaaaaatttctttaactAATGGAACGGCCATATCGACTGTTGCACCACATTCCTTTACCGgggcaaaatcaaattattatacGCATATGCATAAGCGACAATTTGATGTAGCATCTCTCTTGGCTCCCGACCGAAACATTTTCACTACAACATTAAGAGAAAGAGATCACCAGACATCTACTTTTGATGCATTAGAATACgctcaatttctaaaaaaaaaaacagaagaaaatgGAAAGTACCGGCTGCAACATATGCCTGCTGAGACACAAAATACTCATCCGTATACACTCCCCGTTTCACAAACTTGTGCTTTATCACCACTAGAGATCGAGTACGACCGCGAACAGGAGCAAGAGCAAGATGAGATCGACGTTGTTGCAAATGATATCGATGAGCATAGCAAGCAGACATTTTCATTTACCGCTGATCACAATAATAAAGAACACCAAGAATTATTTAGTTCGATTTCAAAAAGCAATACCTGTTCCAAAAATGGTGCAGAGAATTACGATGACTCTGATAATGAGAATAATATCATACATAAACGTACCAATTCGAGTCACCCCCATCCTTTGATACCAAGTGCGGTTATAGAATGGCgtatgctgcaacaacaacccATATCAGTAGAggcatttataaaaaaatttggggtcAGTAAATCATCTAATGGGAAAAGTAGTACGGAAGGTTTTGAAGATTGCTATGCTACAAAACATACATCTTCAAAGTCAGCAAATCCAATATTAAATACACAACGTATGGCCTTAGAAGGCAGAAGTGAATTGAACCTTAATGACAGCAAAACTCAAATGGAACTATGTGAGCATAAACCAAACGAAACAACCCCCAAAAGTCTTCATGTTCGAcgtataataaaacattttcaccAGCATCAGCAACAACATAACCAACATATTTAAAAGAACCGTTCAATGATATTGGGGGCCGCCATTATAGCACTTACATTACGGCGGGTGCAACCAGACATATGGGTCGTATGCAATTAAAACAGATCCAATTTCACAACAAAAATCCGACGTGATTAGTAGAGTTGGTAAGggttagcaaaaatataaaatccatGAAATTTAGTAAATCGATCCTTTCTTGTGAAATTGTCctatgttataaaaaactatttttacgggaaagcgttttttttttggtttcttcaaATTTGACTTCGGAAACTGCTTTCAATTTTCGTTGTACAacaataatacaacaaatagTCAACCAACCAAAAATACCAGCCAATATTTAATGATGAattcaaaccatttttcaaatatttccactTTATGACTCATGCCATAAGCTCGCGTGCAAGGTTTTGAGCATGTGGCCTTTTTGCACAGAATTTAATTGATCAATTTACCGCCCTGTAGCTGCTTTAGCTAGAATGCAACTCTGTGAATTTTTAACCACACAGCTGATCGTTAATGAAGTAACCGGCtgtgcgaaaagaaaaaactaatttatgAATTGTAATCTTAATATTATAAGTTAATTTGGCTGTGCGAAAAGGCTATCACTTTGGCACTTTTAACTCGTTCTAAACCGATGAAatgagaataaaaatttcttgtaAAATATTGATATGCATATGGTTTTAGCTTAGTATAACAGTTTGCTTATTTTTCTCATAATATACGTTAGTAgtgtcaattttaaatttaaaactttttccctTTTGGATTCTTTTAAGATTTGGATTGGCCATTAAATGTCTATGTTTATGTTTAAATCCATATTATATCCATATTTTAGGAAAatcaatactttttcaaatgtaGCAATTAGAAGCTcatttatttcaacattttttaatgctCTTAAAGTCTAAATGGTGCAGTTGTGCACAAATAATTCGAATAAACGGGTATCATGGTGTGActtagaagcaaaaaaaaaaacaaaaaattggccAGCGCATCTCTCGCAATTTAAGTTTACCAACTGATGCTCCAATATTAATAACGTTAAGTTATTTATAGAAAgctgaaaatattacatatactcAAATTATAGTGTTCACATTTTGAGgctaaaaaaggttttttactAAAGAGAGTATCTAAAACTTTCTCAAAATCAAAACCAGGAcataaagtatttaattttatttttaaaagtatttatttaaatagattTGATTTTTCCTTCATCTCCGATATGCAGCTAGAACTCTTCTGTTGACCGTTGTGCACTTTGTTTAGGTAAatgaagttattttttaaaagaatttaaattgaGGATGTTCATCTGGTGGAAAGCTTTCCTTACCATCATTCTGAAATATTAAAAGCTTTCataatattaaaacattaaCACACCACTGCGATAAAGGTTCgttcatttattataataacgtcCTTTTATGTGTTTGGCGGCAGCTCTACAACATCTTACTGGCTTCGAATAAGTTCAAAACAAGAGTCATGATTTTCTCCTTATTTCAGACAATCCCCATTGTCATGTGCTTgcagaactttattttaaacaagGAAAAACCTTAAAACCgtttaaaaatttcagatcaatatctcaaatacTGAGGCTTGTTCATCGTGTATATACCGCCAAACAGGTGTACATGGCTAAAGCGACTCACTtcatgctgatcatttgtaCATACCTGCACATAGCCATTGAAGTCTACGTTCAGCAGACTTTTTTAAGCGATATAGAAAAACAATTcagtaaaaaagttaaaaaataacagaaatgtattttcatattttcagttTTGTGATAACAGTAGTTTAGTGTAAGAACAAGTCAACAC
This genomic interval carries:
- the LOC126766601 gene encoding forkhead box C1-B, translated to MVHPEEPKPQYSYIGLIAMAILSSAETKLVLSDIYQHILDNYPYFRARGPGWRNSIRHNLSLNDCFIKSGRSANGKGHYWAIHPANIDDFRRGDFRRRKAQRKVRKHMGLSLDDGRAESPSPPPLDLSSTQLTSTRLLQLPSPGNSLTTTHDFRTPNARSFNYLNPLLRVPPSSSSLQQAQQHIQDSYFGTAIMEHYTCMPSVPAFKNGYSTCSQQEYSKLCSNGQLDNLHTNDPGTQSLSEQSVTDNHKNSKISLTNGTAISTVAPHSFTGAKSNYYTHMHKRQFDVASLLAPDRNIFTTTLRERDHQTSTFDALEYAQFLKKKTEENGKYRLQHMPAETQNTHPYTLPVSQTCALSPLEIEYDREQEQEQDEIDVVANDIDEHSKQTFSFTADHNNKEHQELFSSISKSNTCSKNGAENYDDSDNENNIIHKRTNSSHPHPLIPSAVIEWRMLQQQPISVEAFIKKFGVSKSSNGKSSTEGFEDCYATKHTSSKSANPILNTQRMALEGRSELNLNDSKTQMELCEHKPNETTPKSLHVRRIIKHFHQHQQQHNQHI